GATGGCCTTGTTGGTGGCGTCACTGGGCGCCACCGTGGCGGTGAGGGTCACCGTGCCGCCCCCGACCCTGAGGGCAAGGGTGCTCTGGTCCAGAGTCACGCCCGTGACCGCCACGGTGGAGGCTGTGGTGGAGCCTGTGGACTTGTGTCCCCCGCATGCGAGGGGTCCCACAAGCAGGGTGATGGAAAGAGAGGCCGTCGCGGCCTGCTGAAGTTTCATGTCGCCCCCGAGGGAGGGAAGACCCTCCCCCCTGGAAGCGCCCGCCCGGTCCATAGTTGTTGAATGGACTTTAGGCAGGGACCATGAAGCACCCGCTTCGCACAGGTGACATCTTCATGACGACAGTTCAGCGGTGAAGGGAACTTTTCCCTCAGCGCCCCAGCAGCCGGATCGCCGAGATGTAGTCCTCCTCACCCCAGCCCTCGGCCTGGGCCTTCTCAAGCTGCGACTTGGCGGATTCCAGCAGGGGATAGGCCACCGTGGCCGCGCCTGCAGCCAGGCGGGTGTCCTTGGCCATGTGCTTCACGGAGAACTGGGGCGAAAAGTCACCCTCTCTCAGCTTGGGCTCCTTGAGGTCAATCAGGGGGGAGTGTCCCATGTTGCGCCCCAGAACCTGGAAGAAGAGGTCATCGGAGATCCCGGCCCGCCGGGCGAAGTCCAGGCTCTCGCAGAAGCCCTGCATCTGGATGGCCAGGTTGAGGTTCATGGCCAGCTTGATGGTGGCCGCCTGACGCACGGTACCCGCCCGGAGCCTCACTTCCGAGAGGCAGGCCAGGACAGGCTCGACCGCATCCAGATCCGCGGTCTCACCGCCCAGGAAGAAGACCGTCTTGCCTGAGAGGGCAGCGGGCTTGCTTCCGGTGAAGGGCGCCTCCACATGCACTGCACCGGTCGCCCGGACGCGGGCGGCGAAGCGCTCGCTGCTGTCGGGGTCGATGGTGCTGGACTGGATCAGGGTCTTCCCGGGCCCCAGGGCGGGCAGCACCTGCTCCAGCACGGCCTCCACCGCCGCCGGATCGGCGACCACGATCTGGAGGACTTCACTGGCCCGGGCCAGTTCCAGGGCCGAGGCCCTCCAGCCCGGAGCCTCGGGACGCGGCGAGCGGTTCCAGGTGCCCGCCAGGCAGCCAGCCGCTGCATAGCGCTGAGCCCAGGCGCTGCCGATGATCCCCAGTCCGAAGATGCCGATATTTTTCATTTATTTACCCTTTATCATATCCTTGATCACCTCGCCGGCCATGATCATGCCGACCACCGCAGGCACAAAGGAGACACTGCCAGGGGTCTGGCGCCTCGAGGTGATGGGGGCTTCGCCCTTCTTGGGGCACTGGCAGTCCGGAGGGCAGTCGCCGTCCTCCCCCTTGTCGGGAACCAGGGCCTCTTCCTGGGAATAGACCACCTTGAGGTGCCGGATACCCCGCTTGCGGAGTTCCTTGCGCATCACCTTGGCCAGAGGGCAGTTGAGGGTCTTGGCGAGGTCGGTGACCTCGAAGGCCGTGGGATCGAGCTTGTTGCCCGCCCCCATGGCACTGATGATGGGGATCTCGCGGCGCTTAGCCTCCTGGATCAGATCCAGCTTGCCGGTGACGGTATCGATGCAGTCCAGGATGTAGTCCAGGCCCTCGGGGATCATGGACTCCGCCTTCCCGGGGTTGTAGAAGTCGCATAGCGTGTCGATCCGGGCTGTGGGATCGATCTCCAGCATGCGGGCCTTCATGGCCTCCACCTTGTACTGCCCCAGGGTAGCCTGGGTGGCATGGAGCTGCCGGTTGAGGTTGGTCAGGCAGATGCAGTCGTGGTCCACCAGGAGGAAGTGGCCCACCCCGCCCCGCACCAGGGCCTCGGCAGCATGGCTCCCCACACCCCCCACGCCGAAGATGGCCACCCGGCTGCCCCGGAGCCTCTCCAGCGCCTGCGCCCCCAGCAGCCGTTCCGTCCTTGAGCGCGCATGGAGCATGACCTTCACCTTCCGGGTTCCAGTCTAGCAGGCACCTCCGGGTTCCCCGGGCAGGGTTCAGACCTGCCCGGTGGCGGCGATGTCGATGCCGTGCAGCAGCTCCGCGATCACCTCCCGGAGCAGGGGGTCAGCGGCGTAGCGCGCGGCCACCCGCTGACGGGCCCCCGCGCCGTCTCCCGCGGCCTTGCCCCTGGCGATGAGCTCCCGGCAGCTGTCCGGCATGGGCCCCCAGTGGCCGCACTCCACCCAGGAGGCGTTCAGGAAGATGAACTTGGGGATGGCCTCTCCTCCGTTGGTGAGAAAGCGGGCGAAGACCCCGGGCCACTGCTCCCGGGTGATGAAGCGGACCTCCAGGTCCGGCCCTGCCATCTCAAGGGCGCGGAGGGCGGGCACGTGGCGCACCACATCCCCGCACCAGTCCTCGGCGATGGCCAGCACCCGGACCGGACGGTCAAGGTGCTGCATGAAGCCCTGCACCCGGGGCTCCAGGGAGAGGGCCTGCAGCCCCGCGGTGATCTGTGCGGCCTTGTCAGGGAACTCTGCGGAGCCTATCCAGTCCGGGAAAGACTTGCCGGACCTGAAGACGGTCTCCCAGTCAATGAGGGGAAGGATGGGGGGTCTGGGCATGG
The sequence above is drawn from the uncultured Holophaga sp. genome and encodes:
- a CDS encoding NAD(P)-dependent oxidoreductase, which gives rise to MKNIGIFGLGIIGSAWAQRYAAAGCLAGTWNRSPRPEAPGWRASALELARASEVLQIVVADPAAVEAVLEQVLPALGPGKTLIQSSTIDPDSSERFAARVRATGAVHVEAPFTGSKPAALSGKTVFFLGGETADLDAVEPVLACLSEVRLRAGTVRQAATIKLAMNLNLAIQMQGFCESLDFARRAGISDDLFFQVLGRNMGHSPLIDLKEPKLREGDFSPQFSVKHMAKDTRLAAGAATVAYPLLESAKSQLEKAQAEGWGEEDYISAIRLLGR
- a CDS encoding tRNA threonylcarbamoyladenosine dehydratase, whose protein sequence is MLHARSRTERLLGAQALERLRGSRVAIFGVGGVGSHAAEALVRGGVGHFLLVDHDCICLTNLNRQLHATQATLGQYKVEAMKARMLEIDPTARIDTLCDFYNPGKAESMIPEGLDYILDCIDTVTGKLDLIQEAKRREIPIISAMGAGNKLDPTAFEVTDLAKTLNCPLAKVMRKELRKRGIRHLKVVYSQEEALVPDKGEDGDCPPDCQCPKKGEAPITSRRQTPGSVSFVPAVVGMIMAGEVIKDMIKGK
- a CDS encoding thioredoxin family protein, with the protein product MPRPPILPLIDWETVFRSGKSFPDWIGSAEFPDKAAQITAGLQALSLEPRVQGFMQHLDRPVRVLAIAEDWCGDVVRHVPALRALEMAGPDLEVRFITREQWPGVFARFLTNGGEAIPKFIFLNASWVECGHWGPMPDSCRELIARGKAAGDGAGARQRVAARYAADPLLREVIAELLHGIDIAATGQV